Genomic window (Pyrus communis chromosome 13, drPyrComm1.1, whole genome shotgun sequence):
TATCCtacaattttcaaaattttcgacCAATTATTTGGTGATTGCAAGTACCTTCCACTATTTCAtagtaagggaaaaaaaatttaacaataacAAATCAATCATCATCAGAAAATTGGGTCCGACGTATGATGATGTTCTTTGATTGCTTTTAATCAAAGACATCAGTTATGATCTTTGAAACACGGTACTGGAGCGGGGAGGTCCGGCAACTCgtggaattcaaaatttttagatTTGGAAGCGGCATAGATTCcgcaattaaaatttttttaaattattaagttATTCCGCTTCTTATCATACCACAgtaaggcctcgtttggcagctcggactgtactgactatttctgtcggataggataaatagccaccggatagtactgactaaattagtcgggtgtttggtgcagtatcggactagcgatcgtattatttatactgtgtttgatattatactagataggaggcatcaaatttaaaaaaaaaaaaaaatttaaatgaaatcatttttttgttcccaggtctctccgcaccccccaaacaccctccctctctctcccttcttcttccccgacgatagaagaatcccaaataattgttccccagctctctccgccacaccccccaaactccctccctttctctcccatattcttcttccccgactaaataatccggacgttttggttggttttattaagcgggTGTATACCGTATTATCCTATCCGACCGGTTAAATTAATCCGGTGCTTATTTAGTACGAGTGAACGCCAAACACCCGGGTCCGTATAACTAATTAATCCGgacgttttggttggttttattaagcgggTGTATACCGTATTATCCTATCCGACCGGTTAAATTAATCCGGTGCTTATTTAGTACGAGTGAACGCCAAACACCCGGGTCCGTATAACTAATCCTATCCGATCCTTTATCCGATGTGCCAAACAAGGCCTaaatattcaaattcaaaataaaaccaCTATTCTAAAGGCGATGGTTGGCCACTGTCCCAATTCGTTCATCTctagacatttgaaaattaagaaaatgcacATAGACATGCTTAGGCGTCCACCTAGCTCGCTTAAGTGCTTGCCTAGCCTGCCTAAACTTGCCTACGGCACGACCCTGACTTAGACAGAACatcaataactttcattttgcattttaatttttcaataaaatgtaagaaacttgttgaatatttggatgaccactcattatatgtttgttccctaTGTTTccaatatgttctaatatttataatttatatatcattttattttgcaatagATGTATCTCAATATAATTATGTGTGtgttttaagtataaatagacacttatttatacaataaacaatcatttacttaaatctgcctagtccgcctaggcgctaggccctaaCACACCgcctgactagcgcctagcgtcttttagaatctTAAATAAAACTATAAGTAGTGGATTGCCTTAATGATTAGGGTATTCATCTTCAACTCATTACATCGTAGGTTCAAACTCCCCCCCTCATTTaagtaattttttaaaattataaaataactGAAAAGGTTTTTGAAAATTTCAGTTACACCCTcattttaaagatttttttttacaaaatgatCCTTAATGCTCCTGAGCCGAAGTACGCAATTAGCTCCCAACGTATCCCGCTCCCACACCCAATCCCGGACAATAGTAGCGACTCGTGAGAGCTTTAGCAGTACATCATGGTCCCTTAAAATATCACACAAACAGACAAATATTTACATGACATGGGCAGTGAGCAAATAATTTTCTcacttatttaaattttaaagtaaGAAGAAGAATCAAGGCTCGTGAACAATAAAACAAGTCTACATAatctttttctttgtattttactgttaattattggattttcacacctatatatatatatatatataaatacatgttCTCCTTTCGCATGCACCAACTATATATAGTGGTTCTTTTGTTGCCAACCAATGTTTTTCATGGTttgatttaaacaaaaaaaaaatagagttttATAATTTCTCATACAGGAATTAAGGTGGTTAATCATGGGAAATTGTGTGGAGACATGCAAACAAAAGCAGGAGCAAGAAGATGGTCAAatgcaacagcagcagcagcatgaGCAAGAAGACgatgagagagaaaataaagatAGGTTTGTGAAGGAACAAAATTTGGGGAAAGATGGAAACATAAGAGTAAAGATTGTGTTGAGCAAAGAAGAGCTGGAGTGGTTGATGCTTCAGCTGAAAGATAGTGGAGGGAAGAACTTGGAAGATGTTTTGCAGGAGATCCAGAAAAGCAGAGCCAAAGCTATTGAGGGGTGGAAGCCTTCTTTGGAGACCATCATGGAATGCCCTGAAGTAATTGAGATGGATAGATGAGTCTAATATTTCGAActtttgctgctgctgctctgctgcttcttcttcgtcttctccttttttttttttagtttgtttattTTCAACTTGTTTTTAGGGCTTTGAAGTGGCTGATGACCCAACTGTGTAATTaaggtttttcattttttttttttctctctggaATGGTGAGCCCTGATGTTGTTTGTGAGATGTAAAAATAACTTCTTCAGATTTTTGATCGGGACCATCCAAATAAGGTAATGAGAAATGCTAGATACCTTCTTCATTTGCCTTTTTCTATTTACTTTTTTCATTCATTACTTAATACATGTATTTATTAAGAAATTAAACGACATAAGAGCAGTTCCAGCGTGCCCAGGCAATACACTATGCTATCTatctaatgaacagtaactgcccttaatgaacagtaatcgtcttttgcatctccaccgttgcacttcaatagccctggtaTTAGGCAATAAAAtgttagaatttttttatttataaaataatacaaaataattttatttgtaatttcggataagatttttaatcgttctcgttgcgccacgtgtcattatctgaaaagttataaaataatacaaaataattttatttgtaatttcgaataagatttttaatcattctcattgtgccacttgtcataaaatctgaaaagacaattatttatagaaaagtaattgTTGCACCatgtaagatttttaatcgttcttgtTGCGCCACTTGTAATTTCAAGGATAATGaaaaggtatttatagaaaagtaaaatcaatttttttttaattttttcatatttttttttcctgatttttaataattttttacattttttaaaatttttattcacctaattaatctctgccgttggattaaaaaaatttgaatttccaacactccagattgtgccacgtggcataatGGTAACATTTCagaattttaaattgttttttcctttttttttttaatttacatagCCTAATAACATGGACTATTGATCTCAGATCCAACGGTTGAAATTAAAtgaagttttttaattttttttttacctttgaaaatccaacggtccataaaATATAGCCGTTAAAATCCAATGGACACggggaagccacgtggcctCCCCAATGGTAAGAAATCTGAGTGGGCCGCGGGCCTTATTTCTGAATTTATGTCTCCTGACTTGCGCCCACGTGcctaatagaaaaaaaattaaaaaaacagcTGACGTCGCCCTAACGTCACACCCACTCCGGGTTCTCGGGCTACCACACGCTGGACCAAATCCGTCGAGCTCTCTGGCCCTGTTCACTCCACTGTCCCCCGAGCAAGAGCTCTCGCTGGAGCTGCTCTAACTAATGCATTAAAATCATAAATTttacttttccattttttttaacaaaagatattatttacactaagtgggagggtggacttagcctcacaatggactagcaataatgtggttcaaattcgtatttgacgaaaattgaacctaagacctctcagaCCGTAGTACTATGTAACTTTTCcaccttaaaaacataaattacgtaatttattaatttattagtagAATAAATGTGTCAAGTGATGAGTGGAGAAATTAGATGGGAAAAGCAAATGGAGAAGATAAATCTTATATATTTGTACACGCATTTTATCTCCTTATATATTAGTATTGTGtttcttattatttaattaaataataaaaaaagtaccGAAATTCTTTCTCCTAATTAATTTCCTCTCGCCATTAAACCATTTGTATTTTATTATGAATATTTGCATGTATTTACCGATAGGCATTTGCTCATGCAATTAGATATCCGTACAAATTCAACTTGAAAATTGGTTTATAATCTTCACGGTCCAGGTTAAGTCCATGACTAACTTTTTATCTAAGAAATTCATCCTTCATATATTTTGTGGTTGATTTATAAGAATTCGTGTTTATGATCTGAAttgttcatattatatataaattattatgtAAAGATCATTTatgcaaaaaatcaataaaagctAAATTTGTTTATTCAGTCAAGTATAGCAAATAGATAAACCGTTAGTAATATACTTTTACTAATTCCgatcatttatttttatacaatttgatAACTAAAACAatcttatattttattattttttagagaAATAATCTTTACATAGTAATTTGTAATATTAACAATTCTGATTATGAGCAGCGATTTATGTGATTGGCCACAAAGTGTTTGAGGGAATTCCTCCCCATCCTTTTGAGGAGTCAAGTCAGTTGCATTTTTTGCCTACTATTTTCTGAGTATCTAGTTAAGGGTTCACCAACAGAATTGTGTATGGTTTCATTCAAACGGTCTTCCACGGCAACAAGTTTCGAAGACGTGAGGCTCGTATACCAATTGACACAACAAAAGTATCCGGTTAAGAGTTGACGAACGATTCCCCTTTGAAATAATTCTCAAAATCCAGATATTGAGAAAAGCTCTAGTTTAATCGACAATTTGGGGGAAGTTGAATCAATGCAAACCTAAAAGTCAATTATAAAGTCTTGGAGAAAACCATAGTTGCAAAAGGGAAATTACAAAATTACTCTAAACACACAATACAATTTAAAAGTTGTTTTAACCCCTTAAACTGTGTTAAAATGCCAAAAAGAGTCTTatatcacaataaaaaaaaatcacagtaAATCAGTGAGATAGACTCGTCTTGCTGTTGTCTTTCCAAAAGATATCGTGGATCCAAACAAACacataaaatccaaaatttacTATTCATCGAAAAACTTTGGCGCTCGCCGTTCAAATCACTTCTTCCAGCACCTCGTCATATATACTCGCTAAAATTAACCTTGAGAGAGCTCTTGGAGTTAATTTTAAGGTTTAGAGTCAGAATTAACTTTGAAAGAGCTATTGGTTTAATTTTAGGGTTAGagaattttgacaaaatctCTTAAGTGTGTTTTATATCTTGCAAATTACAATTCCTCCAAAAAAGCTAAACTCAAGTTTCtgagtttttaatatttggtacataaaattattttcattccAGAATGGTatctaaaatcaaaattttgagacagtttcatacatccatTAAGGTTGCACTTAAGTCAACCATTAATTGATGATGTGACGCCCATGTGAACAATGATTGGCGGCCATGTGTCAATCTGGCCCACgtgcaaattaaaaaataaaaaaattatattaaaaaaatataaaattaaactgAAAAATTAAACCTAAACTGAGGATGCGAACACATGGTCGCAAAGGAGTCCCTCATCGTTGAAGAGCGTGGAGATCGGGATCTTCATCACGTTCAACCAACTCTTGTTTCTCAGATCCAGAACCTCGCGGTTCATCCTTCCGATCTGAACGCTCGAGCCGAGCTTGTACATTCCCTCTTGGATGATCGATTTTCTAATGATTGTGTTAGATGTGGACGCATTCCTTCGCATATCCCGAGGTGATCATATCCCGATACGTGTTTGACTTCGAGATGGCGTCTGTGAAGGAACGCGGGGGGGGGGGAGTCGGCGAGGACAGAGGAGGAAGGAGACTGTGGGATGGCTGAGGGTTAAATTTAGGCTTTaggtttattttttcaattttttattttttttaatttaaatttttttctaacttttaatttttaatattcatgTGGATCCAGATTGACACGTTCTGCTAAGTTATTGCCCACATGAGTGTCACATCACTAGTTAATGACTGACTTCATACAACTTTAACAAGTGTATGAAACTGTCTCACAATTTTGATTTTAAGTACCAttctgaaattaaaaaaacttcatgtatcaaatattaaaaatctaTAAATTTAAGAGTAGTAAATTAAGATTAACCCTACGTTCAAATATTCCATCAAACttcaaagcataaatcaaatcaaacttaagactttGGGCCTATAAGTTGAAGCAAGCGGGCAAATGCATGTCGCAGTTGAATTATGACTAATGAAACgagtgatatgatatgatatgatatgtCTCACAACTATTGCGAGTTTGGCACCAGCATTAACTAGCCACAAACTCAATCTCTAAAtaagaattgttattgacactttaaatttcttattctacattccaaactttttatatttagaaagaaaaaatacacttgtgaggagtgtagaatgaaaattttgaagtaccaataacacttccctttctaaatacattaatttttttggctCCAACTCGATATGATCAgtgattatttttggtaaaGAAAAGAAGTGGGGGATGTAACTTGAGAACATTTCaagaggtcacccatcctaatATTACTCTTGGtcaaacttgcttaacttcagagttttgATGAAATACGATGCAtatgagttggtatgatcgcatcctgAGACCTATGTCTTTAGTAACATGTTTTTGGGATAATCTTTACCGATGCATC
Coding sequences:
- the LOC137712274 gene encoding uncharacterized protein, which translates into the protein MGNCVETCKQKQEQEDGQMQQQQQHEQEDDERENKDRFVKEQNLGKDGNIRVKIVLSKEELEWLMLQLKDSGGKNLEDVLQEIQKSRAKAIEGWKPSLETIMECPEVIEMDR